GCGCCCACCTCTTCGACCGCTGTATCCGGGCCGACTACGACTTCGAAATCGTCTACGGCATCTCGGACAACGACCGGAAGTACTACTCCATCGAGCGCGCGAAGGAGGTGCTGGGCTACGACCCGCAGGACAACTCCGCGGAGTTCGCGGACGACGAAGCCGACGTGGCCGAGACCGGAGACGGAACCGAGGACGCCGACGATACCGGAAACGCGGCCGAGAGCCAGACGGACGACTGACCGGGCGTCAGTCGAACAGGCCTTCCACGTCCGATTCTCTGTGGTCGCGCTTTCCCACCGCGCCCGCCATTCGCTGGAAGATGATACCTCGATTCGCAGCGTCGCGTGCGAAGTCCATCACGAACGTCACGAACTGACTGGTCGCCTTCTCGTCGTCGAGGTCGTCGCGGGCGTACGCCACCGCCTTCTCGACGGTCTCCTCGTCGTAGCCGTACTCCTCGGCCAGCACCGCGGCGGCGACCGCGGCCGCGTCGAAGCGCAGGTCCTCGGGCCTGAGCGCCACGCCCTCGTAGGTCAGGCGCGGCAGCGCAGCGCGTTCGACGTGTTCCGGGTCGGCGGCGACGGCCCGGAGGTACGTCCGCACCTCGCCGACGTTCACTTCGCGGTAGTCCGCCGGGAGGTCGGCGAGGTACGTCGCCCCGCTCTCGGCGAGACCGCGGACGCCCGTCCAATTCGCGTCGTGGGCGTGGTGGACCGCGGCCGTGAACTGAATCAGGCCGTGGAGGAACCGCTCGTCGTCGGTGCCCGACTCCAAGTCGAGCCAGTGGTCCTCCCACGCGTCGTGGGCCGCGTGGTACTCGCCGTCGTTGTAGATGGCGATACCGGCCCGGAGGTGGTCGTCCATGCGACGCGCTTGGGCGTCGGCAAGCAAGTGCGTTCGGACTCGAAAGTATCAAATTCCCGGCGTGAATCTGTCGGTCCGATGCACCGCCGCCACCTCCTCGCGGTTGCTGGCAGTGTCACCCTGTTCGACACCGCCGGTTGCGCGACGAACGCCTGCTCGCCCTCCGAGACCGACGCAGTCGACCCGCCGCCGACGGCGTGGCTCCGGCCGCGCTACGGTCCGACGAACGCGGGCGCACCGACGAGTGGGAAGCGACGGCCGACCGAACGCGCCCCTCCCGACGACCCTGCGACAGCGTGGACCTACGACGTGCCCGACGACGGCGTGACCAGCGCGCCAGTCGTCGCCGACGGCACCGTCTACGTCGCCACGGGTCTCCCCGACCGGTCCCGGCAGGAGAGGACGGACGGCTCGCTGTTCGCAATCGACCCCGAGACTGGGACCGAAAATTGGTCGAGCGTGCTTCCGAAGGGCGCGACCGGGCCGCCGACGATTGCAGGGAATCAAGTGGTCGTGGGCGCGCGTGACGGCATTCTTCGCGGATTCGATACGGACGGTAAACTGCAGTGGAGAATCGGTTTCGACTCGGCACCGAACACCCCGGCCGTCGTCGGCGATATGGCCTACTTGACGACCGTGAACGGGACCGTTCGCGCCGCGGAACTCGGGAGCAGCGACGCCTGCTGGACCCACTCGCAGATGCGACCCCGCGACCACCTCGGCTTCGGTCGAACCTACTTCTCGGAAGCCAAACCGGCGGTCACTGACGGCGTCGTCTACGCCGCAACGGCGACGAGCAGCAGTTCCGAAGGCCGGGACATCCAGCACAGTCGCCTACTTGCCATCGACGCCGAGACCGGTGAGCGCCGCTGGCAGTACTGGTTCGACGCCGACGAACCGCCCCGGACGCCCGCGGTCCGAGACGGCGTCGTCTACGTCGCGGGCGGTGACGCGCTTCACGCCGTCAACGTCGCGTCGGGCGAGCGCCGCTGGTCGTTCGCCACCGGCTATCGGACGAGCAGTGCCCCCGCAATCGCGGACGGAACCGTCTACTGCTCCTCGAAGAACGTCTACGCGCTCGACGCCGAAACCGGCGACGAGCAGTGGCGACACGTCAACGAGGCCATTTCCGGGACGAGAAACCACGACGACGTGACCGCGCTCACGAACGCTCCCACGGTCGTCGGGAACACCGTCTACGTCGCGTTCGGCGCGCTCGACGCCGAAACGGGCGAGAAAGAGTGGGGCGAGTTTGGGAATCGGACCGACAGCGAGTACTACTATCTGACCGACCGCGACGCCGCGGCCGCCGGAGGTCCCGCGCTCGCGGACGGCGCGGCGTTCGTGACCGCGACGTACGGAACCGTTCACAGGTTCGGTGACGCATGAACCGTCGCGCGCTCCTCGCGGCCTACGGCGCGGCGCTCTCGGCGGGTTGTTCGGGGTGGAGTCCGCTCGGGGGACCCGTCGGGTCCGGGTGCGACATCGCGGACGAGGTGCCGGGTGATACCGAGTGGGGGTCGGCCCGCGGGGACACGCACAACACCGCCTCGACGCCCGCAGACCGGACGCCAGCGCCGCCCCTCTCGACTTCGTGGACGTTCTCGATACCGGGCGTGACCGGAATGCCGACCCCCACGGTGGTCGAGGACACGGTGTTCACCACCGACATGGACA
This portion of the Halorussus sp. MSC15.2 genome encodes:
- a CDS encoding DUF309 domain-containing protein; translation: MDDHLRAGIAIYNDGEYHAAHDAWEDHWLDLESGTDDERFLHGLIQFTAAVHHAHDANWTGVRGLAESGATYLADLPADYREVNVGEVRTYLRAVAADPEHVERAALPRLTYEGVALRPEDLRFDAAAVAAAVLAEEYGYDEETVEKAVAYARDDLDDEKATSQFVTFVMDFARDAANRGIIFQRMAGAVGKRDHRESDVEGLFD
- a CDS encoding PQQ-binding-like beta-propeller repeat protein, producing MHRRHLLAVAGSVTLFDTAGCATNACSPSETDAVDPPPTAWLRPRYGPTNAGAPTSGKRRPTERAPPDDPATAWTYDVPDDGVTSAPVVADGTVYVATGLPDRSRQERTDGSLFAIDPETGTENWSSVLPKGATGPPTIAGNQVVVGARDGILRGFDTDGKLQWRIGFDSAPNTPAVVGDMAYLTTVNGTVRAAELGSSDACWTHSQMRPRDHLGFGRTYFSEAKPAVTDGVVYAATATSSSSEGRDIQHSRLLAIDAETGERRWQYWFDADEPPRTPAVRDGVVYVAGGDALHAVNVASGERRWSFATGYRTSSAPAIADGTVYCSSKNVYALDAETGDEQWRHVNEAISGTRNHDDVTALTNAPTVVGNTVYVAFGALDAETGEKEWGEFGNRTDSEYYYLTDRDAAAAGGPALADGAAFVTATYGTVHRFGDA